A region from the Brassica napus cultivar Da-Ae chromosome C8, Da-Ae, whole genome shotgun sequence genome encodes:
- the LOC106378555 gene encoding protein terminal ear1 homolog — translation MAPPLNPKAPEFYPKNRAQELSQKPKFLSFTTFSVKPGKLSRPKCLPPRLLKQKVWVPNNRNFLPRKPLPPPKEAELKSPHSPQEDTLKSLSGDKTSVMIRNIPNMFGRKDLLRILNIHCRRENKVQQQIPSSYDFLYLPMDFVKHANLGYAFVNFTSSVAAERFRREYDNFLWVGFEYKKICEISEAKYQGKEEYTQHFKDSRFPCHTDHYLPVILSPPSDGFTCYSVATLGYRVSTRGGGTGRRIQVA, via the exons ATGGCTCCACCTCTCAATCCAAAAGCCCCTGaattttatccaaaaaatcgaGCTCAAGAACTTTCACAAAAACCGAAATTTCTTTCATTCACCACTTTCAGTGTTAAGCCGGGAAAGCTCAGTCGACCCAAATGTCTACCTCCGAGATTGTTGAAGCAGAAGGTTTGGGTCCCAAACAACCGAAATTTTCTGCCAAGAAAACCTCTTCCTCCTCCAAAAGAAGCTGAGCTCAAATCTCCTCATTCTCCACAAGAAGATACTCTCAAATCTCTGTCTGGTGACAAAACATCTGTTATGATTCGAAACATTCCAAACATGTTTGG ACGAAAGGATCTTCTGAGGATTTTGAACATTCATTGTCGAAGAGAGAACAAAGTTCAACAACAAATTCCTTCTTCCTATGACTTTCTCTATTTACCCATGGATTTTGT GAAACACGCGAACTTAGGGTACGCTTTTGTGAACTTCACGAGCTCAGTCGCAGCTGAGAGATTCCGGAGAGAATACGACAATTTCTTATGGGTCGGCTTTGAGTACAAGAAGATTTGCGAAATCTCTGAAGCCAAGTATCAG GGGAAAGAAGAGTATACTCAACATTTCAAGGACTCTAGGTTTCCTTGCCACACCGACCACTATCTTCCGGTGATTCTCTCCCCGCCTAGTGATGGTTTCACATGTTACAGCGTCGCGACCCTCGGATACAGAGTCAGCACACGTGGCGGTGGAACAGGCCGTCGCATCCAGGTCGCTTGA
- the LOC106379740 gene encoding beta-glucosidase 23 → MVLIKFPLVGLLLLLTIIVSPATADGPVCPPSTKLSRASFPEGFLFGTATAAYQVEGAVNETCRGPSLWDIYCKRYPERCNNDNGDVAVDFFHRYKEDIQLMKNLNTDAFRLSIAWSRIFPHGRKEKGVSQAGVQFYHDLIDELLRNGIIPFVTVFHWDIPQDLEDEYGGFLSDNIVKDFREYADFVFQEYGGKVKHWITFNEPWVYSHAGYDIGKKAPGRCSTYVNPKCQDGRSGYEAYLVSHNLLNSHAEAVEAFRKCEKCKGGKIGIAHSPAWFEPHDFDDSQDGASIDRALDFMMGWHLDTTTFGDYPQIMKDIVGHRLPKFTNAQKAKLKDSTDFVGLNYYTSKFSNHLEKPDYSKPRWMQDSLISWETKNVQNYSIGSQPFTAAMNVYSKGLRNLLKYIKDKYANPEIMIMENGYGEELGATDSIKNGTADHNRKYYLQRHLLSMHEAICIDKVNVTGYFIWSLLDNFEWQDGYKNRFGLYYIDFKNNLTRHEKESAKYYKGFLSEGTRPSMIKRDEL, encoded by the exons ATGGTTTTAATAAAGTTTCCTCTCGTGGGGCTGCTTTTGCTCCTAACCATCATCGTCTCTCCGGCAACAGCGGATGGACCTGTTTGTCCGCCATCGACTAAACTAAGCCGGGCAAGTTTCCCTGAAGGTTTTTTATTTGGCACGGCTACTGCGGCATACCAG GTTGAAGGTGCAGTCAATGAAACTTGTCGTGGACCATCCTTATGGGATATCTACTGCAAGAGATATCCAG AAAGATGCAATAACGATAACGGTGATGTGGCCGTTGACTTCTTCCACCGTTATAAG GAAGATATTCAACTGATGAAGAATCTAAACACAGACGCCTTCAGGCTCTCTATCGCGTGGTCGAGAATATTCCCTC ATGGGAGAAAGGAGAAAGGAGTGAGCCAAGCTGGTGTGCAATTCTACCACGACCTCATCGACGAACTCCTAAGAaatg GTATAATTCCATTCGTGACTGTTTTTCACTGGGACATTCCACAAGATCTAGAAGACGAATATGGTGGCTTTTTAAGCGATAATATTGT GAAGGATTTCCGGGAATATGCAGATTTTGTTTTTCAGGAATACGGTGGAAAAGTGAAACACTGGATCACATTCAACGAGCCATGGGTATACTCTCACGCCGGTTATGACATAGGCAAGAAAGCACCGGGACGTTGCTCTACTTACGTAAATCCTAAGTGCCAAGACGGACGATCAGGCTATGAGGCTTACCTCGTCAGTCATAACCTTCTCAACTCTCACGCAGAAGCCGTTGAAGCTTTCCGAAAATGCGAAAAG TGTAAAGGTGGGAAGATCGGAATCGCACATAGTCCGGCTTGGTTTGAACCACATGACTTTGATGATTCACAAGATGGTGCGTCCATTGACCGTGCACTTGACTTTATGATGGGGTG gCATCTGGATACTACTACATTTGGAGATTATCCACAGATTATGAAAGACATTGTTGGACATAGGTTGCCTAAATTTACTAATGCTCAGAAAGCAAAATTAAAAGACTCGACTGATTTCGTAGGGCTTAACTACTACACGTCGAAGTTTTCAAACCATCTGGAGAAGCCAGATTATTCTAAACCAAGATGGATGCAAGATTCTCTCATATCATGGGAAA CTAAGAATGTACAAAACTACAGCATCGGTAGCCAG CCTTTTACCGCTGCAATGAACGTTTACTCGAAAGGCTTGAGAAATCTTTTGAAATACATCAAGGATAAGTACGCAAATCCAGAGATTATGATCATGgaaaatg GATATGGAGAAGAACTTGGGGCTACAGATTCGATTAAAAATGGTACTGCTGATCATAATAGGAAATACTATCTCCAGAGGCATCTTTTGAGTATGCATGAAGCTATTTG CATCGACAAAGTAAATGTTACAGGATACTTTATATGGTCATTGTTGGATAACTTCGAGTGGCAAGACGGTTACAAGAACAGATTCGGACTCTATTACATTGATTTCAAAAATAACCTCACACGTCATGAGAAAGAATCCGCGAAGTATTATAAAGGATTCCTAAGTGAAGGGACTCGTCCTTCCATGATCAAGAGAGATGAACTTTGA